TCACACGGGAGGCGCGGAACGAATCGTTTTAGTGTCCTACACCGGAAGATTTCCGTATGGCTATCAAACCCAAGTACGTGAAGCAGATGGGTAGTCTGCTGCTGGAGAAGTATCCGCAGGCGTTCAACACCGACTTCGAGACGAACAAAGAGAACGTCGAGAAACTGACCAACGT
This genomic stretch from Haloprofundus salilacus harbors:
- a CDS encoding 30S ribosomal protein S17e, with the protein product MAIKPKYVKQMGSLLLEKYPQAFNTDFETNKENVEKLTNVESKGVRNRIAGYVTRKKQSQAAAA